ACAACCAAGGGTTTTGACCGATGAAAATCCGCCCCCGACAACAAAAACGATATTTCATTTCATGGTACTTTACGTTATGAATGGCAGTCAATGGAATCGCAGTATGACCAAGAAACCATCCAAATTTGTAAGCGACCAGTTGCGACAGGCTATCGACGATTGCGGTTTAACGCGCTATCGCATCGCTCAAGAAACGGGAATCAGCGAAACCGCGTTAGCGCTCTTCTACAACGGTCAACGCGGGCTGTCGATGGAAGCCTTGAATGCCCTGGGCGAATTCCTGCAACTGACAATCACGTTAGGCCGCAAGCCCGACCGGAAAGGAAAGTGAGCTATGGCAAGCATCGCGCGCGACAAAAACGGCTACCGACGGATTTTATTCGTTACACCTGACGGCAAGAGGCCGACAATCAGGCTGGGCAAGGTTTCGCAGCGCGACGCGGAAGCTATCGCCCGCCATGTGGAAGCCCTGCTGGTTGCCAAAACAGCGAACCAACCCATCCCGCAGCCAACGGC
This Pirellulales bacterium DNA region includes the following protein-coding sequences:
- a CDS encoding helix-turn-helix transcriptional regulator, with translation MTKKPSKFVSDQLRQAIDDCGLTRYRIAQETGISETALALFYNGQRGLSMEALNALGEFLQLTITLGRKPDRKGK